From the Chthoniobacterales bacterium genome, one window contains:
- a CDS encoding cbb3-type cytochrome c oxidase subunit I: MNPSEVPLKAPTSAAIPTPDADVTNRDVEQVERALIDASTRLPVLFFYGSAIVWLLLGTILAGLTSFKLHAPDLLADCSFLTWGRIRPAHMNVMVYGWASMAGIGTAIWLMARLCRSTLRHPLLLIGGGAFWNLGVLLGVGGILWGDSTGYEWLEFPPYAAIVLFVAYSLVVSWAMLMFRFRRGDHIYITQWYLLGAFLWFPWVYGATQVMLFVTPVQGVMQSAVTWWFANNLLFLWFGAIGLGTAYYMIPKVIGRPVYSYHLAAIGFWTYALFASWTGMQRLVDGPFPAWMITASIAATIFTIIPVATVGLNHHMTMRGYFGLMRYSPTLRFTVFGAISYTVFSLAGVLISLRSVERYLNFTQASVAYSHMGLYAFFTMTIFGSMYYIVPRLVGREWRYASLIKLHFWASAYGVGLMVLMLFAAAIAQGSALDDASLSFTQGLEYVPMYLRGRSLSGLLLTVAHFIFAFHFGLMLFGLGRTASVPTFLNPQEEEAVKEHI, encoded by the coding sequence ATGAATCCGAGCGAAGTACCACTGAAAGCACCGACCAGCGCGGCTATTCCCACGCCCGATGCCGACGTGACGAATCGCGACGTCGAGCAAGTCGAGCGCGCCTTGATTGATGCGTCGACCCGGCTGCCCGTCCTGTTTTTCTACGGCTCGGCGATTGTCTGGCTCCTCCTGGGCACGATCCTGGCCGGGCTGACTTCCTTCAAGCTCCACGCTCCCGATCTGTTGGCCGATTGCAGCTTTCTCACCTGGGGCCGGATTCGGCCGGCCCACATGAACGTGATGGTTTATGGATGGGCGTCGATGGCCGGCATCGGCACCGCCATCTGGCTGATGGCGCGCCTCTGCCGTTCCACCCTGCGCCATCCGCTGCTGCTCATCGGAGGCGGCGCCTTCTGGAATCTCGGAGTGCTCCTTGGCGTGGGTGGCATTCTCTGGGGAGACAGCACCGGTTATGAATGGCTGGAATTTCCGCCTTACGCCGCTATCGTCCTGTTCGTCGCTTATTCGCTCGTCGTCTCGTGGGCGATGCTGATGTTCCGCTTCCGCCGGGGCGACCACATTTACATTACGCAATGGTATTTGCTCGGCGCGTTTCTCTGGTTCCCGTGGGTGTATGGCGCGACCCAGGTGATGCTTTTCGTGACGCCGGTGCAGGGCGTGATGCAATCCGCCGTGACCTGGTGGTTCGCGAATAATCTTCTCTTTCTCTGGTTCGGCGCCATCGGTCTCGGCACGGCGTATTACATGATCCCGAAAGTGATCGGCCGGCCGGTCTACAGTTACCACCTCGCGGCGATCGGTTTCTGGACCTATGCGTTGTTCGCGAGTTGGACAGGAATGCAGCGCCTGGTCGATGGACCGTTCCCTGCCTGGATGATCACGGCCAGCATCGCCGCGACGATTTTCACCATCATTCCGGTGGCCACCGTGGGGCTTAATCACCACATGACAATGCGGGGATACTTCGGCCTGATGCGCTATAGCCCAACGCTGCGCTTCACGGTCTTCGGCGCGATTTCCTATACCGTGTTCAGTCTGGCGGGTGTCCTGATTTCCCTCCGCTCGGTCGAGCGCTATCTGAACTTTACCCAGGCGAGCGTGGCTTATTCGCACATGGGGTTATACGCGTTTTTCACGATGACCATTTTCGGGTCGATGTATTACATCGTGCCGCGCCTGGTGGGCCGGGAATGGCGCTACGCCAGCCTGATCAAACTGCACTTCTGGGCGTCGGCCTACGGAGTCGGCCTGATGGTCTTGATGCTTTTCGCGGCGGCCATTGCGCAGGGGAGCGCTCTCGACGACGCCTCTCTCTCGTTCACTCAGGGACTGGAATATGTCCCGATGTATTTGCGGGGCCGGAGCCTTTCCGGCCTGCTCTTGACGGTCGCCCATTTCATTTTCGCGTTTCATTTCGGGCTCATGCTCTTTGGCCTGGGGCGGACGGCGAGTGTTCCCACTTTTCTCAATCCGCAGGAAGAGGAGGCGGTTAAGGAACATATATGA